A section of the Burkholderiales bacterium genome encodes:
- a CDS encoding D-alanine--D-alanine ligase, with translation MKGEGFGKVAVLMGGSSAEREISFKSGTAVLNALRKRRVNAHAFDPSARRLEDLRSGGFERVFIALHGRQGEDGTVQGALQLMDIPYTGSGVLGSALAMDKWRTKLVWRAAGVGTPRYELLDEKSDFRKIAKKLGLPIMVKPVCEGSSIGMSKVMKAEKLCAAWRLAAKYDPVVIAEQFIKGVELTVSILDDEALPLIRLETPRTFYDYQAKYFARTTRYILPCGLSAPQEKKIQQKALHAFRILGCSGWGRVDLMLDKRGRPYFLEANTVPGMTDHSLVPMAARGAGLSFEDLVLRILEQAHVE, from the coding sequence GTGAAGGGTGAGGGGTTTGGAAAAGTGGCAGTACTAATGGGCGGCTCCTCCGCTGAGCGGGAAATTTCGTTCAAAAGCGGCACAGCTGTACTTAACGCGCTCCGCAAGCGCCGGGTCAACGCACACGCTTTCGATCCAAGCGCACGGCGATTGGAGGATTTACGAAGCGGAGGATTCGAGCGCGTGTTCATCGCGCTGCACGGCAGGCAGGGCGAAGACGGCACGGTGCAGGGCGCGCTGCAGCTCATGGACATCCCGTACACCGGGAGCGGCGTGCTGGGGAGTGCGCTGGCGATGGACAAATGGCGCACCAAACTGGTTTGGCGCGCTGCCGGAGTCGGCACGCCGCGCTACGAATTGCTGGATGAAAAAAGTGATTTCAGGAAAATCGCGAAAAAACTGGGTTTGCCCATCATGGTGAAGCCCGTGTGCGAAGGCTCGAGCATCGGCATGAGCAAGGTGATGAAAGCGGAGAAATTGTGCGCCGCCTGGCGCCTGGCGGCGAAGTATGACCCGGTGGTCATCGCCGAGCAATTTATCAAGGGCGTGGAATTGACCGTTTCGATTCTCGACGATGAAGCGCTGCCGCTGATTCGTCTTGAGACGCCGCGCACTTTTTACGACTATCAGGCGAAATATTTTGCCCGCACCACGCGCTATATTCTCCCGTGCGGCCTTTCCGCGCCGCAGGAAAAAAAAATTCAGCAAAAAGCGCTGCACGCGTTCCGCATTCTGGGTTGCAGCGGCTGGGGCCGGGTGGACTTGATGCTCGACAAGAGAGGACGGCCGTATTTTCTCGAAGCCAATACCGTGCCGGGGATGACCGACCACAGCCTGGTGCCGATGGCAGCGCGCGGCGCCGGTTTGAGTTTCGAGGACCTGGTGTTGCGCATTCTGGAGCAGGCGCATGTGGAATAA
- the murB gene encoding UDP-N-acetylmuramate dehydrogenase, with translation MAETNHLAGLRGELRFNEPMAEHVSWRAGGRAARAYIPADLADLVAFFETCGKNEPVYMVGLGSNLLVRDGGVCGTVVLLHSALKQLRLESREAGCAMIYAEAGVACPKVARFAATHDLQGAEFLAGIPGTVGGALAMNAGCYGSETWEIVAQVLTLRRDGTLSMRTPADYRISYRSVAPHSELEEWFAAAWFRLPQGDSHVAKEKIRDLLKRRSASQPLELPNAGSVFRNPQGVYAARLIEQCGLKELRFGGAEVSAKHANFIVNTGGATAADIEALIQKIQLTVAQECGIKLETEVRIIGEA, from the coding sequence ATGGCGGAAACGAACCATCTGGCGGGTTTGCGCGGTGAGCTACGGTTCAACGAACCGATGGCGGAGCACGTAAGCTGGCGCGCCGGCGGCAGGGCCGCGCGCGCCTACATCCCCGCGGATCTTGCCGATCTCGTCGCGTTTTTCGAGACCTGCGGCAAGAACGAACCGGTTTACATGGTGGGACTGGGCAGCAATCTTCTGGTGCGCGACGGCGGCGTGTGCGGCACGGTGGTGTTGCTGCATTCGGCGCTCAAGCAATTGCGCCTCGAATCCCGGGAAGCGGGCTGCGCAATGATTTATGCCGAAGCCGGCGTGGCCTGCCCCAAGGTGGCGCGCTTTGCCGCGACGCATGACCTGCAGGGCGCGGAGTTTCTCGCCGGCATTCCCGGCACCGTCGGCGGCGCACTGGCGATGAACGCCGGTTGCTATGGGTCGGAAACCTGGGAAATCGTGGCGCAGGTGCTGACACTGCGCCGCGACGGAACCTTGAGTATGCGCACTCCGGCGGACTACCGCATCAGCTACCGCAGCGTGGCGCCGCATTCGGAATTGGAAGAGTGGTTTGCTGCCGCCTGGTTTCGGTTGCCGCAAGGCGACAGCCACGTGGCGAAAGAAAAAATCCGCGATTTATTGAAACGCCGCAGCGCTAGCCAGCCGCTAGAGCTCCCCAACGCCGGCTCGGTGTTTCGCAACCCGCAAGGCGTGTACGCGGCGCGGCTCATCGAGCAATGCGGCTTGAAAGAGTTGCGCTTCGGCGGCGCGGAAGTATCGGCCAAGCACGCCAATTTCATCGTCAACACCGGCGGCGCGACCGCGGCCGACATCGAGGCGCTGATTCAAAAAATTCAGCTTACGGTGGCACAGGAGTGCGGCATTAAGCTGGAAACCGAAGTGCGGATTATTGGTGAGGCGTGA
- the murC gene encoding UDP-N-acetylmuramate--L-alanine ligase: MRHKVKHVHFVGIGGSGMSGIAEVLFNLGFVVSGSDLSENAVTQRLKSLGATVYKGHDAAHIERADAVVFSTAVKADNPEVTAARNRKIPVVPRALMLAELMRLRQGIAVAGTHGKTTTTSLIASVLAEAGMDPTFVIGGRLEAAGSHAKLGGGEFIVVEADESDASFLYLQPVLAVVTNIDADHMETYAHDFRKLIQAFVDFLQHLPFYGTAVLCSDDARVREIIPRLTKPVTTYGLSQSAQIRAVDVKHHGGQMQFRVVRASGKDLQITLNMPGVHNVQNALAAIAVGSELGVADSAMVKALAKFKGVGRRFQRYGEVPLPRGGSFTLIDDYGHHPAEMAATLAAVRGAFPGKRVVLAFQPHRYSRTRDLFEDFVKVLSAVNVLLLCEVYPAGEAAIPAADGRTLARAIRVHGKVEPIFVENIAELPQAIFNAAQAGDVVVTMGAGSIGGVPGVLARPTVSGSA; the protein is encoded by the coding sequence ATGAGACACAAAGTAAAACACGTCCACTTCGTTGGGATTGGCGGCTCGGGCATGAGCGGGATCGCTGAAGTGCTGTTCAATCTCGGCTTTGTGGTGAGCGGCTCGGACCTTTCCGAAAATGCCGTGACGCAACGGCTGAAAAGCCTGGGCGCGACGGTTTACAAGGGGCACGATGCGGCGCATATCGAGCGCGCCGACGCGGTGGTGTTTTCCACCGCGGTGAAAGCTGACAATCCGGAGGTGACGGCAGCGAGGAATCGCAAGATCCCGGTGGTGCCGCGCGCCCTGATGCTGGCCGAGCTGATGCGCCTGCGTCAAGGCATTGCAGTAGCCGGCACGCACGGCAAGACCACGACGACCAGCCTGATTGCGAGCGTGCTGGCGGAAGCAGGAATGGATCCGACTTTTGTGATTGGCGGCAGGCTCGAAGCCGCCGGCTCGCACGCCAAACTCGGCGGCGGCGAGTTCATCGTGGTGGAAGCGGACGAATCCGACGCTTCGTTTCTTTACCTGCAGCCGGTGCTGGCGGTGGTGACCAACATCGATGCCGACCACATGGAAACCTACGCGCATGATTTCCGGAAGCTCATCCAGGCCTTTGTTGATTTTCTCCAGCATTTGCCGTTTTACGGCACCGCGGTGTTGTGCAGCGACGACGCGCGGGTGCGCGAAATCATCCCGCGCCTGACCAAGCCGGTCACTACCTATGGCTTGTCGCAAAGCGCGCAAATCCGCGCGGTGGACGTCAAGCACCACGGCGGACAGATGCAGTTCCGGGTGGTGCGCGCCAGCGGCAAGGATCTGCAGATCACGCTTAACATGCCGGGCGTGCACAACGTGCAAAACGCCCTGGCGGCGATTGCCGTCGGCAGCGAACTGGGCGTGGCCGATTCGGCGATGGTCAAGGCGCTTGCGAAGTTCAAGGGCGTGGGGCGGCGTTTCCAGCGGTACGGTGAAGTTCCACTGCCGCGTGGCGGCAGCTTCACCCTGATCGACGATTACGGTCATCATCCGGCGGAAATGGCGGCAACACTGGCGGCGGTGCGCGGCGCATTCCCGGGAAAGCGCGTGGTGCTGGCGTTCCAGCCGCATCGCTACAGCCGCACGCGCGATCTGTTTGAAGACTTCGTGAAAGTGCTTTCCGCCGTGAATGTGCTGCTGCTGTGCGAAGTCTATCCGGCGGGCGAGGCGGCGATTCCCGCGGCCGACGGCAGGACGCTGGCGCGCGCCATACGCGTGCACGGAAAAGTCGAGCCGATTTTCGTGGAAAACATCGCCGAGCTGCCGCAGGCGATATTCAACGCGGCGCAAGCCGGCGATGTGGTGGTGACCATGGGCGCGGGCTCGATTGGCGGCGTGCCGGGCGTGCTGGCAAGACCAACCGTGAGTGGCAGTGCATGA
- the murG gene encoding undecaprenyldiphospho-muramoylpentapeptide beta-N-acetylglucosaminyltransferase yields the protein MGRTILIMAGGTGGHVFPGLAVAEYFKKQGWRVVWLGTRDGMEAKLVPQQGYDMAWVNFSGVRGKGVLRLVLLPLQLIIAFWQSAQAIFRHRPEVVLGLGGYTAFPGGMMAVLLNKPLAIHEQNSIAGLTNKVLAKLADKVLVAFPEAFGAAAPRNQIWTGNPVREAIAQLAPPQARYANRSGRLRLMVVGGSLGAQALNENVPQALALLPKDERPLVTHQSGARHVDALKQAYRRAGLEARIEAFIDNVAQCYAESDLVICRAGALTIAEIAAAGLASILVPYPHAVDDHQTHNARFLADQGAAILLPQTELNPNSLADLIKSLSRGKLLAMASRARELGKPDATRKVAEICMELAHAA from the coding sequence ATGGGCCGCACGATTTTGATTATGGCGGGAGGCACGGGCGGCCACGTGTTTCCCGGTTTGGCTGTGGCGGAGTATTTCAAAAAACAGGGATGGCGCGTGGTGTGGCTGGGAACGCGCGATGGCATGGAGGCGAAACTGGTGCCGCAACAAGGTTATGACATGGCGTGGGTGAACTTCTCCGGCGTGAGGGGCAAGGGCGTTTTGCGCCTGGTGTTGCTGCCGCTGCAGCTGATCATCGCTTTCTGGCAGAGCGCGCAGGCGATATTCAGGCATCGCCCTGAGGTGGTTTTGGGACTCGGCGGCTACACCGCTTTCCCCGGCGGCATGATGGCTGTGCTGTTGAACAAGCCGCTGGCGATACACGAACAGAATTCGATCGCGGGGTTGACCAACAAAGTGCTGGCGAAACTCGCCGACAAGGTGCTGGTGGCGTTTCCCGAGGCGTTCGGCGCGGCGGCACCGCGCAACCAAATCTGGACCGGTAACCCGGTGCGCGAAGCAATTGCGCAATTGGCGCCGCCGCAAGCGCGTTATGCCAATCGCAGCGGGCGGTTGCGCCTGATGGTGGTGGGTGGAAGCCTGGGCGCGCAGGCGTTGAATGAAAACGTGCCGCAGGCGCTCGCGCTCTTGCCAAAAGATGAGCGACCACTCGTTACTCACCAATCAGGCGCCCGGCATGTCGACGCGCTCAAGCAAGCGTACCGGCGTGCTGGCCTCGAGGCGCGCATCGAAGCGTTTATCGACAACGTGGCGCAGTGCTACGCCGAATCGGATTTGGTAATTTGCCGCGCCGGTGCGCTCACCATCGCCGAAATCGCCGCGGCGGGCCTCGCCAGCATTCTGGTTCCCTATCCGCACGCGGTGGATGACCATCAGACTCACAACGCGCGCTTTCTCGCCGATCAAGGCGCGGCAATATTGTTGCCGCAAACAGAATTGAACCCGAATTCGCTTGCCGATCTGATCAAAAGCTTGTCGCGGGGGAAACTGCTGGCCATGGCCAGCCGCGCCCGCGAACTCGGCAAGCCGGACGCCACCCGCAAGGTGGCGGAAATCTGCATGGAGCTTGCGCATGCGGCATAA